A DNA window from Pseudomonadota bacterium contains the following coding sequences:
- a CDS encoding uracil-DNA glycosylase produces the protein MSYFDLSCRKCPRLSDYLDKVKAQYPDYHCAPVAPFGDPDAKLLIVGLAPGMHGANATGRPFTGDYAGILLYETLYKHGFGSQEESLNAQDGLALRNCRITNAVKCLPPANKPLGPEIRQCNDYLVTELESLPEGAVILALGHIAHQAVVRASGQKLKDYPFGHGRWVSLPTGHYLLDSYHCSRYNTATRRLTAEMFTRVFDTAKRLLNADG, from the coding sequence ATGTCCTATTTTGATCTGTCGTGCCGGAAATGTCCCCGGTTGAGCGATTACTTGGATAAAGTTAAAGCGCAATACCCAGATTATCATTGCGCGCCGGTTGCGCCGTTCGGTGATCCGGATGCCAAACTGCTGATTGTGGGGTTGGCGCCGGGAATGCATGGGGCGAACGCGACCGGCAGACCGTTCACCGGTGACTACGCCGGGATATTGTTGTACGAGACGCTCTACAAGCACGGCTTTGGCAGTCAGGAAGAATCGCTCAACGCGCAAGATGGTCTAGCCCTCCGAAATTGCAGGATTACTAATGCGGTCAAGTGCTTGCCGCCGGCGAACAAACCCTTGGGGCCGGAAATAAGGCAATGCAACGACTATCTTGTAACGGAACTCGAATCGTTGCCAGAAGGTGCGGTCATACTGGCACTTGGGCACATCGCCCACCAAGCGGTGGTGAGAGCATCCGGGCAGAAGTTGAAAGACTATCCGTTCGGGCATGGGCGGTGGGTATCTTTGCCCACAGGGCATTACTTATTGGACTCCTATCACTGCAGTCGATACAACACCGCAACAAGACGGCTGACGGCAGAGATGTTTACACGCGTGTTCGACACCGCGAAGCGACTACTCAATGCTGATGGTTGA